In Lytechinus variegatus isolate NC3 chromosome 6, Lvar_3.0, whole genome shotgun sequence, the DNA window CCAAATTACTGCATGCAGATATTAAATAGACAAATAGAAATTAttaaatagattttaaatagacaaattaaatatatattaattagaCAAATAGACTTCTTGAACATTTTTGGCCAGGCTTTCCATTCTGATATCCCACTTTAATAAAGATGCACTGACGTTATACAAATGAAGGTTCCTTCACTTgccattcatgaaaaaaaaaaatgtttattgctAGTTTGAGGAACAGAATAAGattaattttaaaatcataaagCTGTGGGTTTAGGCCCCCATCTCATGAAAAAATggttgctatgatagcaactcttgctggaataTCACCCTTCAGTGGAAGAGCCAATCAATTTGCACTGCTGTCATGCAAGTTGGCATAGCAACTTTTTATGGCATGGGGGCCATAATTAGAAAAAGGTCAGATATTCAATGAATTCTATTGTTTTGACAGGATACTATGCATTCATAGAAGCAGACAACCAGCAACCTGGCTCAAGGGCATGGCTAATTACTCATAAATACCCTGGAACGGGAGTACATTGTGTAAACTTCTACTATTACATGTATGGGGATAATATAGGCACACTCAGCTTGTTCTATATAAAGGCAAGTATGttaaggtgatgatgataatgatggcagAGATTgtattgtgatggtgatgatgatggtgatgatgattgatggtgatgattggtgatgatgattgatggtgatgatgataatggtggtggtgattatgatgatgatgatgatggcagagattgtgatgtgatgatgataatgactgcctcgaagttcgtcagttccaggtatgctctgatcgggaaatttaccccgatcagaaaataccaggtattttggtaatgtgaaagcaaactatgtgtaatatccccaaaagaaaatacctgctaaatagtaggtacttggcgaaataaCGAGAATTTtagtggggatttttccaaggtcgcaggtatttttgcgatgtgaaagcaaattacgggaacttttagcccagcttGTCGTTGGGTGcagcgccgtgggtggctgctgggctagtgattttgaatctcgcgccttgcctgcttatcagaccatactgcgcatgctcgtaacttcaggaacttatcctgaaggggtatgtttcagggcggtgtgagaacaggaataattaatgggtatttttcagcctaaaaaagttcttgtaatttaacggggattcttgtgatcgaggtggTTTGAAACCACGTATTAAGTCTAGGTTATATTTCAGTTAACATTAAAGAATAGGCTAAGTTTGAAGTCTTAAATTGATGTAGACAAACATCTtgataaaattaaattcaataagAGAAAATCTGCCTAGTggacctttgacctcatgaaCCCTCAACCTTATTGACCCTCTCCTCATACTCATGATCCCCTCACATCTACTTCTTTCAAAATTAGCTTGTAAACTGCGATCTCTTGCCAGATTTTCTTAAACTTATTTCCAAAAGGTGCGTTAGACTTGAAAGGACAATGCCaataaataataacattgaATCTGCATCACGTTACAGCATAGGCATAAAGTACAAAGGAGAGGAGGGTCTAAATTGACTCCATAGCTCTCCTCCCCTGTTGCTTGTGGATGTAGTTAGTGCTAATCGTATTGCCCCTCACTTTTCTTTCTTACATCAACACAGGAGAATGGGGCATTCTCAATGACGCTCTTTTCAATGACAGGAGAGATTGGTAAGGTCTGGAATATTGCACGCGTTCCTATAGACCTGTCAGAAGACTTTCAGCTAGTCTTCTCGGCCAGTGTGGGTGATGGTAACCTAGGTGATATTGCTCTGGATGATATCGAACTGAAACAACAAGCCTGCCCTCATCCTGGTAAGCTTGTAGTTATATTTAAtttgatacattttaatttaaataaatgctTTTCAACTCACTATATTTCATTGGAATTTGatacatttcaattcaattttattttttgaattcaATGTGatacatttcatatcaatttcatacttatcaatgaaatttaaaaagtcAGAGTCATCTATTCTACCCTCGATCTTGCAAGTATCTATCCATCACTATCCCAATGAGTATACGGGAAATCCATTTCAAAAGAAACTGCACAATTCTGGTCAAAAGCAGCAGCATATTCAGGGCTCAATCTATTATGCAGTCAATCCCCTTGAATAGACATTCACAGAATTTCTTGTTTCACAAATTTCAGAGCAGGAAATCAGAGCTGATGATTTGATGAACGATAAGGATATAATTAGCACATTTTCTGGTAATATGATGTTTTGACATATTTGGTTTTGATTGAATACTGCATAGGTGATCTCATGAAGCTACACCATGGTGTGTTTGAATTGTTTTACAGGCAATATAGATTTTGAGGATGGCTTTGAATCTTGGACCAATGATCCTGACTTACTCCTGGGCCAAGGTAGTACTCCAACCTTCTCTACTGGACCAACAACAGATCATACACTTCGTACTTCTGAAGGTAAATTCTCTCAGTTGTATCCACTGGCATAgtgatgaaggggggggggctgtggatgccaaaaaatgttaataataataatatagggtatttatattgtgcacatatctgccttgttaggtgctcaaggcgctcctatattaacaggttaagctaggcgttcagagcgcacacagctttttaaggaattacttcctaccagtacccatttacctcacctgggttgagtgctgcacattgtggatcagtttcttgctgagggaaattacgccatggctggaatttgaacccacgaccctttgtttcaaagtcccgagaataatccactgggccacaacaccccacaattaaaaacaaacaaataaaaaataaaggaaaggacAGGAAAAGAATGGAATGTCAGTTTtatgattttctgaatattatgttaaaatctatcacaaacttgggagtttttgtattaaaaatgtcaaaaatctTGTTCGCATTCTCCACTCTCTCGCAGCATTTTCAAATGTTATCCTATGTCTGACccgctcaaaatttttggcacATTACGCTACTATGTGTCACTCTAAAAGTCATGTGTGACCCCAAGCAATGTGCCATTTTTACTTACAAAACAAGCCACCTTTAGATAGAGAGTCTGAGACCAccacacattatttttttttcttaatcaggAAGGAAGATTGTCTGGAAAGGCAGTTTGCTCCCCTAAACCCTTCCCTCCCCACTCCATACCATTTTGCCTTTCACCTcatatattgtattttgtacATTTGCAGTTTGAAGGAGTAATATTCATCAGGATTTATGCATGCATCTGTTATGTAGTTTCCACGAAAGAATATTTATGCAATAATTTCTATAGAGTGTACTTGATAtaatttatttcagttattttctTTCAGTCTGTTTGATACCACATGTTTGGTAAAGCATGATGAAACATGCTTAGAACTAGTccaacaatacatgtacattaacttCAAAGGGGCCAATTAGGTATTTATCTAGTCATCTTATTCTAAGACCTCATGGATCAATCTCCTTCAGAATTTGGTTTATATGTCTTTTTCAACATACTCTACCAAAATACATCAAAATACTGaaattcaatcaatttatttgtgatgtcatcgcTTCAGTGCTCTATTACCTCTAGTTTAATGGAACATCCCCTTGCAGtccaaaatcattattttatttttgcatcattattttgtttagcaGTTCTGATTCACCTCTTGATGATATCTTCCCACTCCAGGTACCTTCGCTTACGTTGAATCTACCAACACAGCTCCAGGAGATATAACTCGCTTGAGAAGCCCTCCTCTTCCACCAACCCCCTCCGAGGGTCATTGTATGAGCTTCTGGTATAATATGAATGGTGCAGATATCGGTGTATTGAGGGTACAGCTAGAGACCGTTGATCTCAGCGCGAATATGACTCTGTGGGACTATGGAGCAAACGTTGGTGATGTCTGGAATCCTGGTCAGGTTCCCATCATCATGGATAGTTCAAATTACTGGGTGAGATTTCTTAGATCAATAAAAGAAATTTGGATAGGAGCCTGGTGTGAAGCTTATCCAAAACTAGTTCAGGttataaaattaatttctttctttcaaacatTTGCACAAATAGTTACCAAATATGCTTTataggataaaagagcactgtTTATTTAAATACCTCAATTGTAGCATTACTAGGACAGTActtgaactgaatgatgatcCTAAGCACTGTTTGAAGACATTGAAATATGTCAGATATTTCGTATTTTTGAGCAAGCACCATGAGCACCAATCAGAGGCGAATACCAGCGCTGTGCAAtaacccatcatcatcaccttgcTTATTATCAAAGGTATGGTTGTCTGGGATGTAGCACTGGACTGTTTGGATTCATTCTGAACCTTTTGCATATAACAGTTCTCTAAAGGAATTTAGGAGACTGCTTTGAGATAACACATGGGCACTACTATTGCCATTATTCTGAAATATAGATTTTTCTGAtatactttgatttttattgtatatctttttttttattccagattgtATTTGAGATGCTGAAAGGTGGAGGAGATGAAGGCGATACTGCTATAGATGATATCACATTCTCTGAAGTTATATGCGGAGGTATGTAACCTCCCACTATCAGGGATTAAAATGGGTGTAGACAAGGGAGAGGATTAAGAAGGGAGTAGATGATGAGTGCAAGATGCTGAAAGGAGGAGGAGATAATTGGATGCTACTTTGGATAAAATTGCCTTCTCTGAAGCTATATGTGGAACCTCTTATATAGTAGATTGTCAGGGATTAAAATGGACATAGGCAAGGGGAGGAAGTGGATTAAGAAAGGAGTAGTTGATAAGTGATGATGAAAGAAGGAGGAGATTAAGGAGATACTGCTTTAGATGATATCATGTTCTCTGATGTTATATGTGGAAGTATGGCACTGATATGTATTGGATATATAGATAGACAATATGCATAGTAAAGGGAGAGGGAGTTAACAATTGCAGGAGAATTTTATGGGAGATGCTAAAAAGGGGAGGAGATTAAGGGAATACTGCTCTGGATGACATCATGTTATCTGAAGTTATATGTAGAAGGGATTGATAGTGGCAATATGCAAGGGTAACGGGAttacgaggggggggggtgcttcttAATGTTAAATGTGACTTAAATTTCCTTTTGAGTTCCCTGTTGGGGTcggtatacagtgcgtatcaaaaaaaagtttacactttgaaaaagccatgggaattaacaaatatacagcatgtgggtaattttttcacatataattatgggtttgggtctcatctatccaatgacagtaaaaattttgacagaatgttacacttgagtgagcactgtccatttttgtaaagctggcagaaatctgtttgcgcagaaatgcttgttttcacgctgtgtcaaggggaaagggcgaaatcaaacttaccctgtgaagcatttctcataaatttccctagcacttttagccaattgacataaaacggatacattcaagcattttgtaacaattttgccgccaaaatttgaaatttcaacacttagtaagcacaacctttaccctttttgtgccagctggatctgaggacataactgaatctgaacaaaagtttatatcaaacatctccagcatttttcactaagtttttatcatttaaagttggtttacatttgatttttcatttaatacttgtttctccgcacttttcccaagcttggcaatgattaacaaaatgaaaatcaagcctataagccatttcatgtaaatcacagctcagtgtaaagcaaatatcgtcacgatggactcggtgtgtgggggagtgggatggggcgcaatgcactcttcgaagtgtttgggcaaggaaacaagtttaaaaaggtaaaagatatcttcaaatcaattttactaactaatttccacgtgttcttcatgattaaggtctacttttatgtgcataactatttcaaagttctgcgcaaatcattttccaccaacttttcaaaagtaaatggtgcttactcaagcggaaatatttttcgacagttatatcgtcatttgcttaaatgcatctgtaccaatgctaaaatgtggaataatcgtcaggatattacaaatatataattttacaggattttttctaagtgtaaacttgttATTGATACTACTACACAGCATGGGTCAAATCATGTTAGGAGGATGCACGCTTCTgcataataatcaataatatCACATGTCATACATCAGTGCATATTGGCTTTAAGTATGAGTCTTAGTCAGATGTAATTCATTGTGAAATATCTTCCAAGAGCTAATATGATCATTAAAAATCACATATATTGTTGTTGTCAGAATGGAAACAGaaaagattcattcattcatccattattTCCATGcattccttccttccatccatccatgcatccatccatccttccatgCATCCAtgcatccacccatccatccatccatccatccatccattcatgcatccatctatccattcatccaaccatccatctatacatccatccaaccatccatccctccatccatccatccctccatccatccatccttccatgcatccatccttccatccatccatccatccttccatccccccatccatccatccaaccatctgtccatccgtccatccatccatccatcttcTTTTGATTTGGTTCCCAGTTTCACCACCTTATGCCGATCCGGACAGTAAAACAACAACACCACGCCCCACCACGGTTCCTGTAACTACGCGTAAGATTCTTAATAtctgtaattttcatattgACTGATCATACTGATGttaattacatttttcactATCATTatgtagaaaaaataaatttattgttGAATACCAATTTACTTTTGTGGCTATTTACTGACAACCCTCCCTTATGATTTATTGTTGGATTTGGGTGGCAGGTCACATATATCTTCTATAATcacatttgattttatatttttatgccCCTTGACCATTCCAATGGATGGATATATGGTGACCTCAAACTTGTCACGGTTTCTTCtccataatgcaacattttgAGCAGTGTATAGTCTTGTCACATAGGCCCATTTGAATGATAAAATACCAATTCACCATATAATATAATACTTTAATAATTATATTACCAATTAGATAAAATGTTCTGTTCTAGCTCTTAAGACATTAGAGTTTCTCTATGAAAATAACTTTATTGACTATTCTATGATCTGTATACCATACATGAAGTTGTCTCTAaaggtatattttaagactagctTTTCATAGCATTCAGTCTTAATGCctttggtcacatttgctctacggcggctgtacggcgagtcaaaaacagccgtgttatttattttaattcaacCACCTGTATGTAgttgtacaaaaaatgttaaaaaggcTTGTTTCGAGTTGCCGTATGGCcactgtagagcaaatgtgaccaaggtataaatgACCACTCACAGTCTTCTTCCCCTTTAAAGCTATTGATATGTTATCCTTAATTTTCCTCATATCAGCTGGAATCAAATATGGCtgtaattttgatattgacTGGTGTGATTTTGCTCAGTCTACGACTGATGATATCCAATGGTCTCGTACAAACTTGTTAACACCTACATCAAGCAGTGGTCCAGAGAGTGATCATACAACAGGAGATGGTAAGATTCTGCTTTTTCCATGggttggtaaaaaaaaagttagaagaagaaaaagaaaaaagaaaaagaaatggataggagagaaagtgcaaatttgagagtagagtaatctttcttgaatgtagtcctgaaaaggactgtaaaccagaagagattgatgagttgaACAGCTTGAGGGGTAGGatggatgaggagatgctggcttgagtcggcgagtagagatgatgagtagaagCAGAAGAGAGAATCAACGTTTCGGGCCGCACGCCGAGCAaacactcactcctgaagatGGACAgtcatgccaccatgcaaaccttcaaaaaatgtttgtttgccAGCCAACTGACCACTGTCAAATGTGCCgacttataattttttattcaaatttaactCCACCCCTCAAAAAATGTACCAACTGACcctagaaagaaaaaaaaattacccatccATTTTATATCTTAACATTTCACTGGGTTAGATTACTAGGTTTGTTGGTAGTCTGCAAGCAAACTAAGAATAATATTTGGCACTTTAACCAATTATACCATGTTGAGAGTAAGGACTAGACACCAAAGGATCTGTCTGTGTATAGCTAGCCACAGTGAATCCAGTCTCATTATGTCAGACTCTGCATTTTAAACTATGCGAGTTGTGAAAACCAAGGGTCTGCGCTTGCAGAACAGTTTGGGGAAGTGTAACATACATACATTTGTAAAAAATCTGATTGATGTTTACAAATAATTATAACTTGTTTTTACATGGTTTGAAATTATGCTTTTTTTGTACAAAACAATCGATTGTAATATGTAACAAGATCCTGATGATAGTgcatgatggggggggggggcgggtgcATTCCATATCAGCTTCAGTTAATGTCAACACTCTGCTTATACCATGATCTATCattctcatttttgttttagcatggaaatgatatataattttactAATGTTTATTGATTTCTTTAGAGACTGGATTTTATGTCTTCACTGAAGGCACTTACAACCAGCGCAAGACGGCAGCTTTCACATCACCCACCCTTCCTGCCTCCTGGGGTGGGGCGTGTGTTGATTTCTGGTATCACATGTGGGGTGTTCATATGGGTACATTGAATGTCTATGCAGAAGAGAACTCAACCAGTATTAACTTACTTTGGACTAGGAGTGGTTCTAGAGCTAGGGTCTGGTATCAATCTAGGGTACACTATTCAACATTGTCAGAATTTAAGGTAATTTGATTCAATTACTTTTTGCAtgtgcatttatttatttttttttatacgatAATTTTCTCGTCTAAACTATACTTCTACAAATGACTGTGTTCACTTTAATCACCATCATCTAGTGTACATTCCTTTCAAATAATATCATTCAATAATGCAGTTTAgtttttttgtgtaaaatatACCCACAAGCGAAATATTTGTATCTAGATTGAATCATATTCTTATGAAAGTTGTTATCAGAATCTTTTCTActgttcagttcagttcatttataAATCTTTTTTTCAACCTTAGAACTGCAAACTTTAAATTTAACTTTGATTTCTGCAGCAATCACCAAACTCTGTTCACTgccaattgcattttttccattcatttcctcttttttcccctgCCTTCTTTTATCTGTTTTACTTCTTGAAACAAATCACGATCACATGGGGGGGGGTGCCCTATCTTCTGTCCTCTTTCAAATTTATGTAAATCCTTTTTATTACTTTGCCATTactatgattatcattatgatttgatatattattttttacattgttATTTATTGTTACTGTGGGagcattgtggtctagtggttacgaatcTCTTCTTTCAATTAAAGGGGCATGGGTTCGAACCTCAGCCaaggcgtgttttccttcaggttaggtgaatgggtaagcggcaggattaattccttgaatgcaccaagcgcctttagcagctggagctacagccggggtaataataggaAACTAGATAAAATCGATGCCTTATAAATGCTGTATATTATTATGATCCATCATTGCCACTGCTGGTATTGTTTTTGTGAGTAatacattaactttttttataatcattattctGTATGTTTTATTGGAGTATTAATGTAAGTTCATTAATTCAAATGATATTTATCTGTATCTGTATGTATCTGATTTTTTGCTTCAGTTTGTCTTTGAAGGCATAATGGGTATTGATTTGTCAAGTGACATTGCTCTAGATGATATCTACATTACACCGGGACCTTGTCCAGGTAAGTCTGTTTTTATCCTATTCACCACATGAATTGATTATTGCCCTAATTCGATCAGTATTTAAAccttaaattggcaacataaaAGGAAGAGGTGATTTATAAAATGACTATTGGATTGGATTAGCAATAATTATCATTGTCTTCTTTTTCACTCAATTCATGGATTAATGCAAGCCAAATGGAGATTTctaatagaaaatgaaaattagagtGGCGGATAAATTGAGAGGATTGATAAAAATGGgataaatgatatattttttaattttttacattGTCATCCTAAAACCTATTGGGGATTTAAATTAGTGTAGTAGATGGGAGAGGCTTAGATGTAATCAATGGgacaaattatacatttatctttcatctttttctATTTGGAAACTGCAATCATACTTATGTTATGTAGGGTGATGAGAACTACTTCTTCATTATCTTTGCTCCAAGTAAACAGAATCACAGGAATTTCACCCTTTTCAAATTTCACATTACACAAAGGTTTAATTGTTATTTCTTAAGAACCTTTGTGATAACTgttaaatttgattattaaaacagttaaatttgattattaaaacaGAGGATAGGTGCCTGgatagaatgattttctttcttcatatttctgCATTCCCAAAACATGTATAGTATTGAGTTGCTGCATTAAAATTCCCAATTGCTTGTATTCTTAGGCAATTGTCTATCTCTGTGTTAAGGTTatggaaagtaaaaaaatcaaattaaaatgattaGAGAGTCAAATGCATTGCCAAGCTGAACTTTTACTGTTAGAAATACATTTGCCTCTCataattggctatccatagttaaaccacaatcTTAGACCAGAGTTTATATTTAACCCAAGTTCTGAATATGGGCCAATGTGTTAATATTACTTGTATATAAAGTTACCTGAGGAGTAGAAGATAACTAAAGTTTTACCTGGCTAATAGACAGTGTTTACTTATTGAATTCCTAGATAACATAGAAGGTCAAATGAGAGGTACCTTGACTTTGACATTTcattatgacatttcatttgGACAAAGATTTTTCACAAGAcctttaatgattatttatgacaattttaatGAAAGAGGACTTGTGAAGAAATGTGttttaaataatgattattcacACCCTAAGTGATATGGACATGTATGACATAGCTTTGTACATAAGTTGCTTTGTAAATTAAAGGTTAAAATCTTTGTAGGTTTTTGTAAGATTCTTCTATAGATTTCATATATTAGTTACTCATATTGAATTTTAgtattcctcttcttttttatttgtctctattttattctttcgtccttttcttctttatctcATAAACATCCAAAATAGTATTAGtgtatttgtattctatttctCTTTGATGACTTACATGTAATCTTTGTgcactaaaatgcatgtttatgtACACACTTTGCAATTGCAAGAACTAAAATATCTTGAGACAGGAATATAATTATCCTGCTAAACAAATTTTGAAGAGGGTATATGCAGGAATCTAAATTTGCTTCGTCTGGCAGTTGGTTGGTCAATTGCAAATGTTGGGATCAAACTACTTCTTCAGTTTATGATCATTGCTCATGAACCGTGGTACAAAcattggtcttggggtaaagatgcCCAAGACCCGTTTTTCAAATGTGTTccaaaaaacatgcaaaagcaatttttggaTGTCTTTTgaaactgtgttgtcatggCAACAGCGTGTGGTGGGGTATTAATTTGTTTAGTGATAGTTTTACTTTTATATTTGTAGGGCGTGGTTTTGCCTAAGACTGCTGCGGCGCATGTTCATTTGGATTAGCCAGAAGTTAACTGGGGGTGTTTAAGAATTAGAAACATACTAAAAGttataatcgctagagggtattcatttgtctcgcaatctttAGTATACTAAAAGTGTGATGTAATGTCATCTCTCATCCCTCACAACACATACACACtgaaactaaactgaaatgaagaAACATAAGTGTAActaaaattaatgtttaaattatcatcatttaatTAAATTGTTTAACTAAATATCAACTAAATGTGAACCTTATCGTCCCTAGCCTTAAGCCACATCTACATTGTAATGTACTTGCCCATTGCAATGGCCAACGCTCTCTCCTCCACCACCATTTGAATAGACGAAGCTCAAAAACAATACCGCACTACATTTTGATATGTCTCCTTCCCAAACTACAAATCTGAACTGCCCACAACTACCAAAAAGCATGAGGTCCATGCCCCAACCCTGATATCCcataataatttctttgtttttcactgCATCCATCCCATAATAACAGTATAACACTAGTGTATAAAACAAGGAtacaagagagggagagagagggggagagggagaaaaGAGGGGAGAGGGGTAAGGAAGAAAGTGGTAATTTTGCATTAATGCACTACACTGATAGATTTATGGTCCAAGGGAGTAATAAAGATCCCTTGATCAAAGACAAGAAGCCTTGGAATGGACATGAATGAAAAGTAGTAATTTTGAagataatggaaaaaaatgcagaaatacCCCAAAATTCTAGCTTACATATTCATATTCTACTCACCTTGATTTTTTTCAGCAATCCATGCATGCAGCTTTGAGGATGCTGATATATGCGGTTACAAGCAAGATTTAactgatgattttgattgggtaTGGGGTAATGGTTCTACAACCACTCCCTACACAGGACCCTCTGTTGACGTTACCTTGGGAACAGATGAAGGTAGGCTTGTTTCGTCATCTTTCTCTGTGAAACATGTTTCTTGAAAGTCTTGTGACTTTTTTCCTTCAGGCTGAGTGTCCATCACTCTCATTATCGGGCATGATTTAGAGTTGTGTCCTTCATGCTAATTGATCTATGATCAGTTGGACTACCTCTCTCATAGTGTATACGTAGTACTACATTGACATAAATCATTTAGTCTTCCATTAATTTCATCTATTTGCAGCCTGGTTGCCATGGTTTTCAGTTCGGGGCTTTGATCCTCGATCCCTTCTTCATTTCCTCCATATTTTGTAAAACACTGGAAATGCCTTAAATAGAGAGTTCTTTGGGCAGGAACAAACTCAATGTACCAACTAGAAATGCTTTAGTCAAACCTGCAATGCCTAGGGAaatctaaggggggggggggggtgaaaaagCGACTTTAATGTAAGGTAATGGGATGAAATTTCAGAAATGTTTCTGAACATCTTATGGTCATAAATCTCATTCTACTCTGGATGTTAGGCATCTAAAAGGGGTAGACTGGGCACCTTATCAAAAGTCAGAACCTCGTCTTTCCT includes these proteins:
- the LOC121417855 gene encoding MAM and LDL-receptor class A domain-containing protein 1-like gives rise to the protein MSFWYNMNGADIGVLRVQLETVDLSANMTLWDYGANVGDVWNPGQVPIIMDSSNYWIVFEMLKGGGDEGDTAIDDITFSEVICGVSPPYADPDSKTTTPRPTTVPVTTPGIKYGCNFDIDWCDFAQSTTDDIQWSRTNLLTPTSSSGPESDHTTGDETGFYVFTEGTYNQRKTAAFTSPTLPASWGGACVDFWYHMWGVHMGTLNVYAEENSTSINLLWTRSGSRARVWYQSRVHYSTLSEFKFVFEGIMGIDLSSDIALDDIYITPGPCPAIHACSFEDADICGYKQDLTDDFDWVWGNGSTTTPYTGPSVDVTLGTDEGHYMYIEASNQNPGTSARLISQRFTPDENTTDICWSFFYHMYGDQMGTLNTWVEGGSIPSWTFTSDGGVADRWYYAEFGVTSQSSYTIAFEGVVGSGSRGDIAIDEVDYKPGPCAFGNGIFIRHINTHNQP